One Misgurnus anguillicaudatus chromosome 20, ASM2758022v2, whole genome shotgun sequence DNA segment encodes these proteins:
- the LOC129454583 gene encoding uncharacterized protein isoform X1 — translation MFKCKRSEISKVVYHNVLKTEIQGFDRMEMMVDIYEDEDDFRTQKDSNTNRQQPLQSTGSERVRIRSYRSVTVYLVLLCVLLLTAVIVLCVLIDTKNQQFNNKNLPEERDQLLTKYTNLTEERKQLLTKYTSMTDERDELIAKYNIITEQNKQLNREKNELRRHFNGEWIYYQSTLYYISSEKNSWDESRRYCREKGADLIIINNREEHDFIKKMAGTEYTWIGLSDSDEEGRWKWVDGSTLTSGFWHTGDPNGGRKENCALKHSSLWADYPCNDAYKCICEKTFLI, via the exons ATGTTTAAGTGTAAAAGATCTGAAATATCTAAAGTAGTTTATCACAATGTGCTCAAGACTGAGATTCAGGGATTTGACAGAATGGAGATGATGGTGGACATCTATGAAGATGAAGATGACTTCAGGACCCAGAAAGACTCTAATACAAACAGACAACAACCACTTCAGTCTACAg GAAGTGAGCGTGTGAGGATAAGAAGTTACAGATCAGTTACAGTGTATTTGGTGCTGCTGTGTGTTCTTCTACTGACTGCAGTCATAGTGCTGTGTGTCCTGATCGATACAAAAAATCAACAGTTTAACAACAAAAACCTCCCAGAAGAGAGAGACCAGCTACTAACCAAATATACCAACCTCACAGAAGAGAGAAAACAGCTACTAACCAAATATACCAGCATGACAGATGAGAGAGATGAATTAATAGCCAAATACAATATTATTACTGAACAAAATAAACAACTGAATCGGGAGAAAAATGAGCTGCGGAGACATTTTAATG GTGAATGGATTTACTATCAATCTACTTTGTACTACATTTCATCTGAGAAGAATAGCTGGGATGAGAGCAGAAGATACTGTAGAGAGAAAGGAGCAGATCTGATCATCATTAACAACAGAGAGGAACAT GATTTCATTAAGAAAATGGCTGGTACAGAATACACCTGGATTGGTTTGTCTGACAGTGATGAGGAGGGCAGATGGAAATGGGTTGATGGCAGCACACTGACCTCTGG ATTCTGGCATACTGGAGACCCCAATGGTGGTAGAAAAGAGAACTGTGCCCTAAAACATTCATCACTTTGGGCTGATTACCCCTGCAATGATGCTTAtaaatgcatctgtgaaaagacatttttgatataa
- the LOC129454583 gene encoding C-type lectin domain family 4 member M-like isoform X2, which produces MFKCKRSEISKVVYHNVLKTEIQGFDRMEMMVDIYEDEDDFRTQKDSNTNRQQPLQSTGEWIYYQSTLYYISSEKNSWDESRRYCREKGADLIIINNREEHDFIKKMAGTEYTWIGLSDSDEEGRWKWVDGSTLTSGFWHTGDPNGGRKENCALKHSSLWADYPCNDAYKCICEKTFLI; this is translated from the exons ATGTTTAAGTGTAAAAGATCTGAAATATCTAAAGTAGTTTATCACAATGTGCTCAAGACTGAGATTCAGGGATTTGACAGAATGGAGATGATGGTGGACATCTATGAAGATGAAGATGACTTCAGGACCCAGAAAGACTCTAATACAAACAGACAACAACCACTTCAGTCTACAg GTGAATGGATTTACTATCAATCTACTTTGTACTACATTTCATCTGAGAAGAATAGCTGGGATGAGAGCAGAAGATACTGTAGAGAGAAAGGAGCAGATCTGATCATCATTAACAACAGAGAGGAACAT GATTTCATTAAGAAAATGGCTGGTACAGAATACACCTGGATTGGTTTGTCTGACAGTGATGAGGAGGGCAGATGGAAATGGGTTGATGGCAGCACACTGACCTCTGG ATTCTGGCATACTGGAGACCCCAATGGTGGTAGAAAAGAGAACTGTGCCCTAAAACATTCATCACTTTGGGCTGATTACCCCTGCAATGATGCTTAtaaatgcatctgtgaaaagacatttttgatataa